Genomic DNA from bacterium:
AGCGCCATCATGCGCATCTCATCCAGCTCATAAGGATCGGCCCAGCCGAAGCACAGGATGTGTTCTTCGGTCACCATGGGGTCGCCAAGATCATCTTTCTTGTAGCAGAATTCAATGAGCGGGCGTGCCAGGCGGGTGCCTTCCTCGATCTTCAGCAAACGGGAAAGGGAGCCCGCGGCATAATTGCGCACGATGACTTCCAGCGGGATGATCTCCACGGCGCGCACCAGCTGTTCGCGCAGGTTGATGCTGCGGATGAAATGGGTCGGGATGCCGATGTCGTTCAAGCGCGACATGATGCGCTCGGAAATGCGGTTATTCAGCACGCCCTTGCCGTTGATGGTGGCTTTCTTCTTGTTGTTAAAGGCGGTTGCGTCGTCCTTGAAATACTGGATGAGGGTTCCGGGATCGGGGCCTTCAAACAGGATCTTGGCTTTACCCTCATAGAGCATTTTGCGGCGGGACATGTCGTTTTTCCTGGTGAGACGCATGGTTTTTCTCAGTTGAAGGGGGGAGTTTTGCAACCTAAGCCCGGGTTTGGCAAGAAAATTAACGTTGCCGAGCCAGGTGCCATCCGATAGGAAACAAGCAGAAACAAGAGGGAAAGACCAATGAGCGCGTTGTTTGAAGATCGGGAACGGGGTTACGAAAACAAATTCGCCCATGAACAGGAAGTCATGTTTAAAATTCAGGCGCGGGCCAATAAGCTGTTCGGCAAATGGGCCGCCATGCAGATGCAGCTAAACACCGGCGACGCGGGCGAATATGCCTTGGCCGTGGTGGAAGCGGGCCTGAAGCAATCCGGTGAATGGGACGTGATTGCCAAGGTTGGGTATGACCTCAAGCGCAAGGGCATGAATGTTTCCGAAACGGAACTGAAAGACCGCTACCGTCAGCTTTATGCGGAAGCCGACCAACAGATAAAGAGCGAATAATCTTCGCCTGAACCGGTGCGCTAGGCGCGCACCAGCGCTTCATAGGCCGCCATCAGGTCTTTCACAACCGGGCCCACCGTGAAGGTGTAGGTGTCGTCCACCGAGCCGACCGGCTCGACTTCCGCCGCGGTGCCGGTGACGAACATTTCCTGCGTGTTGGCGAGCTCTTCGGGCTTGATGTGGCGTTCCACCACTTTGTACCCTTTCTCGCGTGCCAGATCGATGACCGTCAGGCGGGTGATGCCGTTTAAGAAGCAATCCGGCGTGGGGGTGTGGATTTCGCCATTCTGCACCAGAAAGATGTTGGCGCCGGTCAGCTCGGCCAGGTAGCCGCGGTAATCCAGCATCAGGGCATCGTCGTAGCCGGCGCGTTCGGCGGCATGTTTGGACATGGTGCAGATCATGTAAAGACCGGCCGCCTTGCTGGCGGTCGGGGCCGTATCCGGCGCCGGGCGACGCCAGGGCGCCGTTTGCAGGCGGAGGCCTTTTTCCCTGGTATCCGCATTATGATAATTGGGCCATTGCCAGCAGGCGATGGCAACATGGGTGGTGGTTTTCTGGGCGGAAATGGCCATCATCTCGCTGCCTCGCCAGGCAACGGGGCGGATGTAGCAATCCTTCAGCTTCATCTGGTCCATCACGTCGATAGTGGCGCGGGAGAGGGTATCGACCGTATAGGGGATTTTGAAGTCGAGCAGTTCGGCAGAACGCAGGAAGCGCTCGTAATGTTCCTTCATCTTGAACACTTTGCCATTGTAGGCGCGCACGCCCTCAAACACCGAGCTTGCATAATGCAGGCCATGGTTCAGCACGTGAATTTTGGCCTCTTTCCAGGGGACCACCTTGCCATCCATCCAGATGACACCTTCGCGCTGATCGAACGGTATGAGATCGGCCATAAATACTCCGCTAAAAGACGATGTTCCGGCTTAACAACAGTGGCGGTGAGCGTCAATAGCGCTTTCCCAGAATATGGGCGCTATAATTTTTTGGTGCATTGACGCTATATATGGATTAAATACTAAATTTGGTAGGCTACGGCCAAATAGTTAAATAAATCTTGTGGCGCTTTGGGGCTTGTGACGCAAAAAAAGGGGCAGATCAAAAGGCTGGGCAGATGCGCGCTTGCCGTGGCATTGCTGGCTAGCTGTGCCCCCGGTCAGAAAGCGTCGGATTATTTCCCTCAGCATGATTATGCCGACCGGTATGGCGAGCTTTCGCGCAAGGAAATCAAAGATAATCTGCTGGCAAAGCCCGAAGCGAAAAACGCACCCCCCGCCAGCGAAACCGCGCCCCCCGTGCCGGAGGTTTCGCAATTGCTGGTGGCGCCGCGCCCGCAGGAATCACAAAGCGACCAGCTTGTTTCCATTGCCGTGACGGAAGATGTGCCGCTGCGCGATGTGTTTATTGAGCTGGCCCGCCTGGCCAATCTCAGCCTGCAAATGGATTCCTCCATCAGCGGCGGGGTTGTTTATCGCGCCAAGGACAGGCCCTTGAACGAGGTGGTTCAGGAAATCACCGATATGGCGGGGCTGCGGTATGAGATTGTTGGTAAGTCGTTGAAGGTTGAGCGCGACACACCCGTACTGCGAAATTACGAGCTGGATTTCCTCAATATCGACCGCACGGCATCCGGCGGCGTGACGCTTAACACCAACGTGCTTTCCTCCAGCGTTGGCGGCAGTGGCGGCGGCAGCAGCGGCGGTGGTGGAAGTGGCGGCGGCGGTGGCGGCGGCGGTGGCGGTGGCAGCGGGCTGAACAGCGGTTCGCAGGCCTCGGTTAAAACCGATAATAAAAGCGATTTATGGGCGCAGTTTGAAGCGGCCATCAAGGCCATTGTCGATAGCGGCTCCGGCCAGGGCGCGGCCGCGTCGGCCCCTGCTGCGGCCGCCGATGCAGCCACGGGTGGAGCGACAGGCGGCAGCAGCGGCCCCAATGACAGCAAACCGTTTTATGTGATGAACAGGGAAGCCGGAATGTTGACGGTTTTCGGCGGTGAACGCCAGCAGGCCAAAATCAAAAACTTTATCAAGGAACTGACGCAGAAAGCGGCATCCCAGGTGTTGATAGAGGCGAAAATCGTTGAGGTGGGGCTTAACGATAAATACCGCAGCGGTATCGACTGGGGATCCCTGATGCTGGATCGCCTGAAATTCGATTTTGATGTGGTTTCCACCACGGCAACAACCTTCGATAACAGCAATGTTCTGACGTTGCGTGCCAGAAATAAAAAGAACAACAGCCTGGAAGGCGCTATTCAGCTGGTGGAGCAGTTTGGCGAGACGCGCACCCTTTCCAGCCCGCGTCTGCATGCGATGAACAACCAGCAGGCGGTGATGACATTCGCTGAAAACCGCGTGTATTTTCAGCTGGATATTCAACGCGAGCGCGACACAAGCACGGGCGGCACCGGCAATGAACTGCTGACGGTGGACAGCACACCCGTGACCGTTCCGATCGGTCTGATTCTGACGCTTATTCCGTCCATCAACGAGAAATCGCAGGAGGTGACCCTGAATCTGCGGCCCACCCTCTCACGCGTGGTGGATGAAGTGAAAGACCCGGCCGTGGGCTTTTTGCTGAGCCAGAGCGGCAATACCAGCAACACATCGCTCGATAACATCATTCCCGTAGTGGAAGTGCGCGAGATGGACACGATCATGAAGCTCAACAGCGGCGACATCATGGTGATGGGTGGGCTGATGCAGGAGCGCCATGTGAATGACGATATGGGCGTGCCGTTTGTTTCCGGCGTTCCCTGGATCGGTAATCTGTTTAAAAAAACCACCAAGGATACCGAAACGGTGGAGATGGTCATTTTCATCAAAGCCACCATTGTGCCGACCAGCGGCAAGGTGGATGCGCATGACATCGATATCTACAAGAAATTCACCAACGATCCCCGCCCCCTGACATTCTAGCACCCTGCTTATGGACGAGATTTTCCGCTATGTGCTGCTGATTGCCCGACGTGACCGCGTTGTCTGGTCATTGGTGGCCATGATGCTGATGCTGGCGGTGGCATGCCTGGTGCTGGGGCACGGGGTGATGGTGGAAGAAGAACAGGCGACCACGGTATTTCTGTCCGGCGGGCTTCGCCTTTTGCTGGTGATGGGGCTCACGTTGTTTACGGCAACCCAGTTGCGGCATATGGACCATAGCCGCGAACTGGCCGTGTTTATTTCCCGCCCCATCACGCGGGGGCAGTTTCTGCTTGGGTTTTATGCGGCGCTTGGCGTGTTTGCCATGGGGCTGAGCGTGGTTGCCGCGTTGCTGGTGAAGCTTGTGGGCGTGCCGGATGCGCAAGGGCTGGCGGTATGGGGGGCGACGCTGGCGGGCGAGTTGTTGATTATCGCCGCCGTGGCGATGGCGTTTGGCCTTATGCTGAAAAGCCCGGTGGTTTCCGCGCTGGCCACGCTTGGCTATTATTTCATGGCGCGGATGATGTCGTTGTTCGTCATGACACAGGCGTCCAGCCTGGCGAAAACCCATACGGCCATCGACCTGGTGGCGGACTGGGTGATCAAGATCGGCAGCTATCTGGTTCCGCGGCTTGACCGTTTCTCGCAGAGCGAATGGCTGATCTATAGTGTTCCGCAGACGCTGGAGCGCGGCCTTATCTATGGGCAGATGCTGTTATTTTCCGCCCTGTTCCTGGTGGTGGCCTGGCTCGATTTCAGCCGGAAGGAATGCTAGGCCTCAGGCCTCGGTATCCAGGCTGTTGCTGTCG
This window encodes:
- a CDS encoding phosphoribosylaminoimidazolesuccinocarboxamide synthase; this translates as MSRRKMLYEGKAKILFEGPDPGTLIQYFKDDATAFNNKKKATINGKGVLNNRISERIMSRLNDIGIPTHFIRSINLREQLVRAVEIIPLEVIVRNYAAGSLSRLLKIEEGTRLARPLIEFCYKKDDLGDPMVTEEHILCFGWADPYELDEMRMMALRINDFLCGLFSGIGIRLIDFKIEFGRRVENNQLQILLADEISPDSCRLWDFETNEKMDKDRFRHDMGGVAEAYHEVARRLGVLPSDADGMAEIVALPDKR
- a CDS encoding DUF1476 family protein, producing the protein MSALFEDRERGYENKFAHEQEVMFKIQARANKLFGKWAAMQMQLNTGDAGEYALAVVEAGLKQSGEWDVIAKVGYDLKRKGMNVSETELKDRYRQLYAEADQQIKSE
- a CDS encoding branched-chain amino acid aminotransferase, translating into MADLIPFDQREGVIWMDGKVVPWKEAKIHVLNHGLHYASSVFEGVRAYNGKVFKMKEHYERFLRSAELLDFKIPYTVDTLSRATIDVMDQMKLKDCYIRPVAWRGSEMMAISAQKTTTHVAIACWQWPNYHNADTREKGLRLQTAPWRRPAPDTAPTASKAAGLYMICTMSKHAAERAGYDDALMLDYRGYLAELTGANIFLVQNGEIHTPTPDCFLNGITRLTVIDLAREKGYKVVERHIKPEELANTQEMFVTGTAAEVEPVGSVDDTYTFTVGPVVKDLMAAYEALVRA